Proteins from a single region of Dyadobacter fanqingshengii:
- a CDS encoding sensor histidine kinase: MTKRKIQIIVGLMCVALIGLIGFQWYWIREAIAIRNEQFNQKVSESVQEVVHRLEKQEMMYLLQRRIETEQQKSKLNRITQLRNMPVKKTPVAKNKPARELAQRTQPRMEIAIGPNGEEIHYQIITEAVPTDVLSPNFRVMVEHQQQIMEEFFQAQQYGAAGIDEFMRRRLDDEKRLGNAFRGIQDADGKKFQAGSGMHPDSATRKIANRQVAIPEARKNGKSSKAIINDAEPDRASLLKEVMKDFIYTKRPIEQRVNRFLLDTLLKKEFVENGIALPYEFAVRGRSDNSLIFSTASLRPREWEEKSYKASLFPSETISAPNSLYVYFPDQQKYILSNMGVMFGGSGILIVVIMACFYMAVTTILRQKKLSDIKNDFINNMTHEFKTPISTIALAAEMAQENSAKIPQAENSSRLDRYLGIIKEENKRLGTHVEKVLQMALLDKGHVKLKISEADVHDLIGKALNAQSVQIEQRDGEVDLDFEATHEVVSGDEIHISNVLNNLIDNAIKYSPEKLHIRIRTWNENNGINIAISDSGIGMSRDQQHRIFDTFYRVPTGNVHDVKGFGLGLSYVKKMVEAHEGTVQVESKPGEGSTFTVWLPISKEEQLV; encoded by the coding sequence ATGACGAAGAGGAAAATTCAGATAATAGTCGGCTTAATGTGCGTTGCGCTCATTGGCCTCATCGGATTTCAGTGGTATTGGATCCGTGAGGCCATTGCGATCCGCAATGAGCAATTTAATCAAAAGGTTTCCGAATCTGTGCAGGAAGTGGTGCATCGCCTCGAAAAGCAGGAAATGATGTATCTGCTGCAACGCAGGATCGAAACAGAACAGCAAAAAAGCAAATTGAACCGCATCACCCAGCTGCGGAATATGCCCGTCAAAAAGACGCCGGTGGCCAAAAACAAACCCGCCCGCGAGCTCGCACAGCGAACGCAGCCCCGTATGGAAATCGCCATCGGACCCAATGGCGAGGAAATACATTACCAGATCATTACAGAAGCCGTTCCAACGGATGTGCTCAGCCCCAATTTCAGGGTGATGGTGGAGCATCAGCAGCAGATTATGGAGGAATTTTTCCAGGCACAGCAATATGGCGCTGCGGGCATTGACGAATTCATGCGCAGAAGGCTGGACGACGAAAAGCGCTTAGGCAATGCATTCAGGGGAATTCAGGACGCTGACGGCAAAAAATTCCAGGCAGGCAGCGGAATGCACCCGGATTCTGCTACACGGAAAATAGCAAACCGGCAAGTTGCTATCCCGGAAGCCCGGAAAAATGGTAAAAGCAGCAAAGCAATCATCAACGATGCAGAACCGGATCGGGCATCACTGCTCAAAGAGGTGATGAAAGATTTTATTTATACCAAAAGGCCTATCGAACAACGTGTGAACCGTTTCTTGCTGGATACTTTGTTAAAAAAGGAATTTGTAGAAAACGGCATTGCGCTGCCTTATGAATTCGCGGTAAGAGGCAGGTCGGATAATAGTCTCATCTTTTCGACAGCGAGCCTCAGGCCTCGGGAATGGGAAGAAAAGTCTTACAAAGCCTCACTTTTCCCGAGCGAGACCATCAGTGCGCCTAATTCCTTATATGTATACTTTCCCGACCAGCAGAAATACATTCTAAGCAACATGGGCGTGATGTTTGGCGGTTCCGGCATTCTGATTGTGGTCATTATGGCTTGCTTTTACATGGCCGTAACCACGATTCTGCGCCAGAAAAAGCTTTCGGACATTAAAAATGATTTTATCAACAACATGACCCACGAGTTCAAAACGCCCATTTCAACCATTGCACTGGCAGCGGAAATGGCGCAGGAAAACTCGGCAAAGATTCCACAAGCTGAAAATAGCTCCCGGCTGGATCGTTATCTGGGCATTATTAAGGAGGAAAACAAACGGCTGGGAACGCACGTGGAAAAAGTCCTGCAAATGGCGCTTTTGGACAAAGGACATGTTAAATTAAAGATCAGCGAAGCGGATGTCCATGACCTGATCGGCAAGGCTTTAAATGCCCAGAGCGTGCAGATCGAGCAGCGGGATGGGGAAGTAGACCTTGATTTTGAAGCGACGCATGAAGTGGTTTCGGGAGATGAAATTCATATTTCAAATGTGCTCAATAACCTCATCGACAATGCTATTAAATATTCTCCTGAAAAACTGCATATCAGGATCAGGACCTGGAATGAGAACAATGGCATTAACATTGCGATTTCAGATAGCGGGATCGGCATGAGCCGGGATCAGCAGCATCGCATTTTCGATACATTCTACCGCGTTCCCACAGGTAATGTGCACGATGTAAAAGGTTTTGGACTGGGATTGAGTTATGTCAAAAAGATGGTCGAGGCGCACGAGGGAACCGTTCAGGTGGAGAGCAAACCGGGCGAAGGCAGCACATTTACAGTCTGGCTGCCCATTAGCAAAGAGGAACAATTAGTTTAG
- a CDS encoding T9SS C-terminal target domain-containing protein: protein MRTSFFNKILLALLLTGATATLVQAQKDKPEKPGKEEKATIRIKVTEENDGKVENKERSYRVGAMTDAERDKFVDKVLDSLGVDKKKNNQLISVTIDDGEEDMVAKKRHKVIIDHRDDREPLAYHWKGDFSNDFEYNTENFRKHMKTFENEWKPKTKMLMRDMENFGNEMGEFWNKEVLKPASVRSLTAYTNNPDNGVLNLKFGVPQKGDVTVTVTDTKGREVGKKEIKDFEGEFVGQIELKKNTKGTVFVSVVQNEDGTVKRVVIP, encoded by the coding sequence ATGAGGACTTCTTTTTTTAACAAAATCCTATTGGCATTGTTGCTGACTGGCGCAACGGCCACACTTGTTCAGGCGCAGAAAGATAAGCCGGAGAAACCCGGAAAAGAGGAAAAGGCAACCATTCGCATTAAGGTTACCGAGGAAAATGACGGCAAGGTTGAAAATAAGGAGCGGAGTTACCGCGTAGGCGCCATGACAGACGCTGAGCGGGATAAGTTTGTGGATAAAGTCCTGGACTCTTTGGGTGTTGATAAAAAGAAAAACAATCAGCTGATCTCCGTGACGATTGATGACGGCGAGGAAGATATGGTTGCCAAAAAGCGCCATAAAGTGATTATTGACCACCGCGATGACCGCGAACCGCTTGCTTACCACTGGAAAGGTGATTTCTCTAATGATTTTGAATACAACACTGAGAATTTCCGCAAGCACATGAAGACTTTCGAAAACGAATGGAAGCCAAAGACTAAAATGCTGATGCGGGATATGGAGAACTTCGGTAATGAAATGGGTGAGTTCTGGAATAAGGAAGTTTTGAAACCGGCGAGCGTGCGTTCGTTAACCGCTTACACAAATAATCCTGATAATGGTGTGCTTAACCTGAAATTCGGCGTTCCGCAGAAAGGCGATGTGACTGTGACCGTTACAGATACAAAAGGCAGGGAAGTTGGAAAGAAGGAGATTAAGGACTTTGAAGGTGAGTTTGTAGGCCAGATCGAATTAAAGAAAAATACAAAAGGAACCGTGTTCGTGAGCGTTGTGCAAAATGAAGACGGAACAGTTAAACGCGTGGTAATTCCCTGA
- a CDS encoding adenylate kinase, giving the protein MLNLILFGPPGAGKGTQSENIIAKYKLIHLSTGDLLRSEIQVGSELGLKAKTLMDQGILVPDEVVIGMIDNKLREHRNAAGFIFDGFPRTVKQSEALDQLLASYNESISIMIALVVDDNELLARLLNRGKTSGRPDDQNEELISKRIQEYNSKTKPVADYYQEQGKFVAIDGIGEIDFIFEEINKAIAKVTV; this is encoded by the coding sequence ATGCTGAATCTTATACTGTTTGGCCCTCCGGGTGCAGGTAAAGGCACTCAAAGTGAAAATATTATTGCTAAATACAAACTGATACACCTATCGACAGGCGATCTGCTTCGTTCCGAAATCCAGGTAGGATCAGAATTGGGCCTTAAAGCGAAAACATTGATGGATCAGGGCATTTTGGTTCCTGATGAAGTGGTGATTGGCATGATTGATAACAAGTTGAGAGAGCATCGGAATGCTGCCGGATTTATCTTCGACGGGTTCCCGCGCACTGTAAAGCAATCCGAGGCGCTTGACCAGCTTTTGGCCAGCTACAATGAAAGTATTTCTATAATGATTGCATTGGTTGTAGACGATAATGAGCTGCTTGCTCGTTTGCTTAACCGTGGAAAGACTTCTGGACGTCCGGACGATCAGAACGAAGAGCTGATCAGCAAGCGTATCCAGGAGTACAACAGTAAAACCAAACCGGTTGCCGACTATTATCAGGAACAAGGCAAATTTGTCGCTATCGACGGAATCGGTGAGATAGATTTCATTTTTGAAGAGATTAACAAGGCAATTGCCAAGGTTACCGTTTAA
- the obgE gene encoding GTPase ObgE — protein MASSNFIDYVKINVRSGSGGAGSLHFRREKHVEKGGPDGGDGGRGGHVILKGNSQLWTLLHLKYTKHLKAFDGKGGEGGRRSGSIGKDIIVEVPLGTIAKNAETGEQLFEITEDGQEVILLQGGRGGMGNDHFKSATNQTPQHAQTGEAGLEAWVILELKVLADVGLVGFPNAGKSTLLSVVSAARPEIADYPFTTLVPNLGVVSYRDYKSFVMADIPGIIEGASQGKGLGLRFLRHIERNSILLFMVPADSEDINAEYETLLQELRIYNPSLLDKNRILAISKIDVLSEEERDDLKKQIPASIPNILISAITQEGIEQLKDQVWNLINSPLSVK, from the coding sequence ATGGCTTCCTCCAACTTTATTGATTACGTCAAAATTAATGTGCGCTCCGGGTCTGGCGGTGCGGGATCACTGCATTTCAGGCGCGAGAAACACGTTGAGAAAGGCGGACCTGACGGCGGAGACGGCGGACGCGGCGGCCACGTGATATTGAAGGGGAACAGCCAGCTTTGGACATTGCTTCACCTGAAATATACCAAGCACCTTAAAGCGTTTGATGGAAAAGGGGGCGAAGGCGGAAGGCGTTCGGGCTCTATCGGTAAAGACATTATAGTGGAAGTGCCGCTTGGGACCATCGCCAAGAATGCCGAAACCGGTGAACAACTTTTTGAAATTACAGAAGACGGCCAGGAAGTAATTTTGCTCCAGGGCGGTCGCGGCGGGATGGGCAATGATCATTTCAAGTCAGCCACTAACCAGACACCGCAACACGCACAAACTGGAGAAGCCGGCCTGGAAGCCTGGGTGATCCTCGAATTGAAAGTTTTGGCAGACGTTGGACTTGTTGGTTTTCCTAATGCAGGCAAGTCGACATTACTTTCCGTGGTTTCTGCTGCACGCCCGGAAATTGCTGATTATCCCTTCACAACATTGGTGCCTAACCTCGGCGTAGTTTCTTACAGGGACTACAAATCGTTCGTTATGGCCGACATTCCCGGAATTATCGAGGGCGCATCACAAGGAAAAGGCCTTGGCTTGCGTTTCTTACGTCACATAGAAAGAAATTCCATCTTACTGTTTATGGTTCCTGCTGATAGTGAAGACATTAATGCTGAATACGAAACATTGCTTCAGGAGCTAAGAATATACAATCCCTCCCTTCTCGATAAGAACCGCATTCTCGCGATTTCAAAAATTGATGTTCTTTCTGAGGAAGAACGTGACGATCTCAAAAAACAGATCCCGGCATCTATACCCAATATTTTAATTTCTGCAATTACCCAAGAAGGAATTGAACAATTGAAAGATCAGGTATGGAATCTAATCAATTCGCCGTTGTCCGTAAAATAA
- a CDS encoding T9SS type A sorting domain-containing protein has translation MKHYLPYFFWVGLIFLSFSSSAQISIDFPTDRAVFQRDKGNRATIHISGTYTKVISRIEARLDGINGQGEPATEWKTIDGNPQGGFYSGSLDNVRGGWYKLEVRAFNGDQEVGFYRVDHVGVGEVFMIAGQSNGEGFSGQGSQGAQDDRVSSIDHYYTGSSVQDLPRNPRFVHLDSETDISPRGPSAWSWGRLGDQLVSRLGVPVLFFNVAWTGSAVRAWKESINGIGKSVYAPINFEPHGMPYGNMRNVIQRYTPITGLRGILWIQGEADNFKDTDTDWYFNDLKTVIEASRNDAGHDVSWVVSLTSYDNLHGTDSRVTDGQQRVINNVSNVFQGPNTDLIQIPRIDGEGVHFKDDGLRQLAEAWAQQLNDNFFSNSNPYQGVRPLKVTASCAGNGNLNLTADNVGYSQFNWSNGSNSNTTQVGNGTYQVSARNGKGHYVFSPEIRVNENIQPNKPSIQLEGSNPVCLGNTATLISSTSENVRWSNGSTSDRIPITAGGEYSVSTRNVYGCESTSDKIAMTVSTSPLPPKPKIAASGVLEFCDGGEVSLTSDSKLKNAWSNGGNTATIVVKSSGEYRVRALDEVGCYSPDSDPVNVKVNALPQKPVVALSGNTTFCQGENITMTSNYDSGNIWSTAATTKAITVTATGTFSLKQRDSNGCESSSDEIAVKVNTLPATPAITALRPTTFCLRDYTTLRSSEAFSYVWSNGETGRDIEIRNSGDFTIAAKDQNGCVSPVSPVVKVVANVLPETPTIRADGPVVFCADLSVTLQSTTAAGFLWSNGASTQSLKVTTPGTFSVQTINQFQCYSDPSNQITTQTLALPPSPAVAALGDTIFCAGDFVVLKATLGNNFFWNTLEEGESIQADTSGSYAARVRDEKGCFSPFSRAIKVDVKPTPTKPTIRQAGVFTLVAENNLNDGDHVWKLNGQELTENTATLKAIRSGSYVVNNTVVYSPTLTCFSDFSDPYSFILDAKNPGFVTYPNPVADGKITVETLQNLINAEVQIIDSRGHIHRTFQVKKFDSQQFFNIQGLPSGIYIIRVVSVAFTASQKLIIVQ, from the coding sequence ATGAAACACTATCTACCATACTTTTTCTGGGTAGGATTAATCTTTCTCTCGTTCTCCTCTTCTGCACAAATCAGTATTGATTTCCCAACCGATCGTGCTGTTTTTCAGCGTGATAAAGGCAATCGAGCTACCATTCACATTTCAGGTACATACACAAAAGTAATTAGCAGAATTGAGGCGCGGCTGGACGGCATTAACGGACAGGGAGAGCCCGCTACTGAATGGAAGACTATCGACGGTAACCCTCAGGGCGGATTTTACTCAGGCTCCCTTGACAACGTACGGGGGGGCTGGTATAAACTCGAAGTGCGCGCCTTCAATGGCGACCAGGAAGTGGGCTTTTACCGTGTAGACCATGTGGGCGTAGGCGAAGTGTTCATGATCGCCGGCCAGTCGAATGGAGAAGGCTTCAGTGGTCAGGGCTCGCAAGGCGCACAGGACGATCGCGTCAGCAGCATTGATCATTATTATACAGGATCTTCTGTTCAGGATCTCCCCCGTAATCCCAGATTTGTTCACCTGGACTCAGAAACGGATATTTCTCCCCGAGGACCATCTGCATGGAGCTGGGGAAGGCTTGGAGACCAGCTGGTTAGCCGCCTTGGCGTACCGGTGCTCTTTTTCAACGTTGCCTGGACAGGCTCCGCAGTGAGGGCCTGGAAAGAGAGTATCAATGGCATTGGAAAATCTGTCTATGCCCCCATCAATTTTGAACCGCATGGAATGCCTTATGGCAATATGCGAAATGTTATTCAACGCTACACGCCCATAACCGGGTTAAGAGGAATTCTTTGGATACAAGGAGAGGCCGACAACTTCAAGGATACGGATACAGACTGGTATTTCAATGATCTGAAAACAGTAATTGAGGCCAGCAGAAACGATGCAGGCCACGATGTTTCTTGGGTCGTTTCCCTTACTTCATACGACAACCTGCACGGAACAGACTCTCGCGTGACCGACGGGCAACAGCGGGTAATCAATAATGTCTCCAACGTATTCCAGGGACCGAACACAGATTTAATTCAAATTCCGCGTATAGATGGGGAGGGTGTCCACTTCAAAGATGATGGATTAAGACAACTAGCCGAGGCCTGGGCACAGCAGCTGAATGACAATTTCTTTTCAAACTCGAATCCATATCAGGGTGTAAGGCCGTTGAAGGTAACTGCATCCTGCGCAGGAAATGGCAACCTCAACCTGACTGCCGACAATGTTGGCTATTCGCAATTTAACTGGAGTAATGGCTCAAACTCCAATACAACACAAGTTGGAAACGGAACTTATCAGGTAAGCGCCCGTAATGGCAAGGGACACTATGTATTTTCCCCCGAAATCAGGGTTAACGAAAATATTCAACCCAATAAACCAAGCATACAGCTGGAAGGAAGCAATCCGGTATGTCTTGGAAACACAGCGACATTGATTTCCAGCACATCCGAAAATGTGCGCTGGAGCAACGGATCAACGAGCGACCGTATACCCATTACCGCAGGTGGAGAATATTCTGTTTCTACCCGAAACGTGTATGGATGCGAGTCTACTTCAGATAAAATTGCAATGACCGTTTCGACTTCACCTTTGCCGCCAAAACCCAAGATTGCTGCTTCCGGCGTTCTTGAATTCTGTGATGGCGGAGAAGTAAGTCTTACTTCTGATTCAAAATTAAAAAATGCCTGGTCGAATGGAGGGAACACGGCAACTATTGTTGTGAAATCTTCCGGCGAATATCGGGTTAGAGCACTTGATGAAGTTGGCTGCTATTCACCGGATTCCGATCCTGTGAATGTGAAGGTGAACGCATTACCTCAGAAACCTGTGGTTGCATTGAGCGGAAACACCACTTTCTGTCAGGGAGAGAACATTACAATGACCTCCAATTACGACAGCGGAAATATATGGAGCACAGCCGCTACAACAAAGGCTATCACCGTTACAGCAACGGGCACTTTTTCCCTGAAACAGCGTGATTCAAACGGATGTGAATCAAGTTCCGACGAAATTGCGGTAAAAGTAAATACACTTCCGGCAACGCCAGCCATCACAGCACTTCGCCCGACCACATTTTGTCTTCGTGACTACACCACATTAAGAAGCAGCGAGGCCTTTTCTTATGTCTGGAGCAATGGCGAGACAGGACGGGACATTGAAATCCGGAATTCCGGTGATTTTACAATTGCAGCGAAGGATCAAAATGGCTGTGTTTCGCCGGTTTCACCCGTGGTGAAGGTTGTGGCCAATGTGCTTCCTGAAACTCCGACGATCCGTGCTGATGGCCCGGTGGTTTTTTGTGCGGACCTGAGCGTTACCCTGCAATCTACGACCGCCGCCGGCTTCTTATGGAGCAATGGCGCGTCAACACAATCATTAAAGGTGACGACGCCCGGCACATTTTCGGTGCAGACGATCAACCAATTCCAATGTTATTCCGATCCTAGCAATCAAATTACCACGCAGACGCTTGCATTACCGCCTTCGCCAGCCGTTGCAGCTCTTGGTGACACTATATTTTGTGCGGGAGACTTTGTTGTCCTGAAAGCTACATTGGGGAATAATTTCTTTTGGAATACACTGGAAGAAGGTGAAAGCATTCAGGCAGACACTTCGGGAAGCTATGCGGCGCGGGTACGCGATGAAAAGGGTTGTTTTTCTCCCTTCTCGAGAGCTATAAAAGTTGATGTGAAGCCTACTCCGACCAAACCTACGATCCGGCAAGCCGGTGTATTTACGCTAGTGGCAGAAAACAACCTGAATGACGGAGATCATGTGTGGAAGCTAAACGGGCAGGAACTGACTGAAAATACCGCAACGTTGAAAGCGATCCGGTCAGGGAGTTATGTAGTTAACAATACAGTGGTTTACAGCCCAACATTAACCTGCTTTTCCGATTTTTCAGATCCGTACAGTTTTATTCTCGACGCCAAGAATCCAGGTTTTGTTACTTACCCTAATCCGGTTGCCGACGGGAAGATCACCGTTGAAACATTGCAAAACCTGATTAATGCCGAGGTTCAGATCATTGACAGCCGCGGGCACATTCACAGAACTTTCCAGGTTAAAAAATTTGACAGCCAGCAATTCTTTAATATCCAGGGCTTACCAAGCGGGATTTACATTATCCGGGTCGTTTCGGTTGCGTTTACTGCATCGCAAAAGCTGATAATTGTTCAGTAA
- a CDS encoding T9SS type A sorting domain-containing protein, with product MRYRIIFPVVAKALLLISLISSTAFSQIRITSPTFQAVYQQNITGQREITVSGTFTVPMDKVEVRAVPVVQGQGFETPWKTLQEAPKGGVFKGDITLMGGWYSIEVRGLSDGKVVGRDILSRLGVGEVFIIAGQSNAQGLRAYPGPSAQDDRVMYISNYNNDDRDLLTDPIPPAFNKISQDLGIMSPRGQSAWCWGLLGDLLTAKLNVPVLFINTAWEGTSIENWASSAKGIKTQNKYGGFVYPPQMPYANLRIAARNYGNQYGVRAVLWMQGETDALYNTPTASYREDLQFIMNKLGSETGDKRITWVIARTSRTSAGSNIASSINPAIVAAQNAVLDTQFNPTYPGPETDPLVPNRGDGTHFVGRDPASTREALTILANAWNESLDANFFSTVTPTNPAPIPAIEASCVTENNAVTISLPTGFTSYLWNTGETGNTITVSDAGTYRATVKDNAGNSILTSVVVLDNDAKPVQPTIQQQGDQQACFDSAFQFSVSESTDIYSWYKQGSNTVIATGATAQIAESGNYYVKGRNIFGCVSENSTATSLIVRPEISKPVIEPSGPFSITATIAEDLDAKFIWRRPGTESDTTANLIKILKTGEYSTRAQVVYQLGDDLLTCYSDTASREFKTNEQNEVVIYPNPSQGNFVYIESRDNIREAAVTIFDIYGRVVRTTTPKLLDSRIEIDVRYLPTGKYILRVTGQGQSLTKQIVIR from the coding sequence ATGCGTTATAGAATTATTTTCCCGGTTGTGGCAAAGGCATTGCTGTTGATCAGTCTTATTTCCTCCACAGCTTTCTCGCAAATCCGAATCACTTCACCAACCTTTCAGGCTGTATATCAACAAAATATTACGGGACAGAGAGAAATAACCGTTTCAGGAACATTTACTGTCCCTATGGACAAAGTTGAAGTCCGCGCCGTGCCTGTCGTACAGGGTCAGGGCTTTGAAACACCTTGGAAAACTTTACAGGAGGCTCCGAAAGGTGGCGTTTTCAAAGGTGATATCACATTAATGGGTGGCTGGTATTCTATTGAAGTCCGTGGTCTTTCGGACGGAAAGGTCGTTGGCAGGGACATTTTGTCCAGACTGGGCGTAGGCGAGGTGTTTATCATTGCAGGACAATCCAATGCACAGGGATTAAGAGCGTATCCGGGACCTTCGGCGCAGGATGACCGCGTCATGTATATTTCTAATTATAACAACGATGACCGGGACCTGCTGACAGATCCTATCCCGCCGGCATTTAATAAAATTTCACAGGATTTAGGCATTATGTCACCAAGAGGGCAATCTGCCTGGTGTTGGGGGCTTTTAGGCGACTTATTGACAGCCAAGTTGAATGTTCCCGTCCTGTTCATTAATACGGCCTGGGAAGGAACTTCAATCGAAAACTGGGCGAGCAGCGCCAAAGGAATAAAAACTCAAAATAAATACGGAGGGTTTGTATATCCTCCTCAGATGCCTTACGCGAATTTAAGGATTGCAGCAAGAAATTATGGCAATCAATATGGTGTAAGAGCTGTTTTGTGGATGCAAGGGGAAACGGATGCGCTCTATAACACACCCACCGCATCTTACAGAGAAGATCTTCAATTCATTATGAATAAGCTTGGAAGCGAAACAGGCGATAAGCGGATCACATGGGTTATCGCCCGGACATCCAGAACCTCGGCGGGCTCAAATATCGCTTCCAGCATAAATCCCGCTATTGTGGCAGCACAGAATGCTGTTCTTGATACACAGTTTAATCCAACTTATCCTGGACCTGAAACAGATCCGCTGGTCCCCAACAGAGGTGATGGCACTCACTTCGTTGGACGTGATCCTGCCAGCACAAGGGAAGCACTTACGATTCTTGCTAATGCCTGGAATGAGAGCCTGGATGCGAATTTCTTTTCAACTGTAACACCAACGAACCCTGCACCGATTCCCGCAATAGAAGCAAGTTGCGTGACAGAGAATAATGCTGTAACCATTTCATTACCAACTGGTTTTACATCTTATCTATGGAATACCGGCGAAACCGGCAATACGATCACGGTTTCTGACGCCGGAACATACCGCGCAACGGTGAAGGATAATGCAGGTAATTCTATCCTGACTTCGGTTGTTGTGCTTGACAACGACGCAAAACCCGTACAGCCGACCATTCAGCAGCAGGGGGATCAGCAGGCATGTTTCGATTCTGCATTTCAATTCTCAGTCTCGGAATCAACTGATATTTATAGCTGGTATAAACAAGGATCGAACACGGTAATAGCAACCGGAGCGACTGCGCAGATCGCGGAAAGTGGTAATTATTACGTGAAAGGCAGAAACATATTTGGCTGCGTTTCCGAAAATTCGACTGCGACATCACTCATTGTCAGACCAGAAATTTCCAAACCGGTTATCGAGCCATCAGGACCTTTTAGCATTACGGCTACGATTGCCGAGGACCTGGACGCGAAGTTCATTTGGCGGAGGCCGGGAACCGAGTCGGATACGACAGCTAATTTGATTAAAATATTAAAAACAGGTGAATACTCAACGAGAGCGCAGGTTGTTTATCAACTCGGGGACGATTTGCTGACTTGCTATTCTGATACAGCGTCGCGTGAGTTTAAAACCAATGAGCAAAACGAAGTTGTGATTTACCCTAATCCAAGCCAGGGAAATTTCGTTTACATTGAGTCAAGAGATAATATCCGTGAAGCAGCCGTAACGATATTTGACATTTACGGAAGAGTGGTGAGGACAACGACGCCGAAGCTGCTGGATAGCCGTATCGAAATAGACGTGAGATACCTGCCAACGGGAAAATATATCCTCAGAGTAACCGGACAGGGTCAAAGCCTCACCAAGCAGATCGTGATCCGATAA
- a CDS encoding NADH-quinone oxidoreductase subunit A, with product MKDSYFPSDYLPILVQFILAAGFIGGTMIVTHLIGPSRKSKLKDDPFECGIESVGDARTPISVKYFLVAILFVLFDVEVIFMYPWAVNFKGLGMFGFVEMLLFMALLLSGFYYVIRKGVLNWEE from the coding sequence ATGAAAGATTCATATTTCCCTTCCGATTACCTGCCGATCTTGGTTCAATTTATCCTGGCTGCCGGCTTTATCGGTGGCACAATGATTGTAACCCACTTGATCGGCCCAAGCAGGAAAAGCAAATTAAAAGACGATCCTTTCGAATGTGGCATTGAGTCTGTGGGTGATGCCCGCACACCAATCTCCGTAAAATATTTTCTTGTTGCCATCCTATTCGTCCTTTTTGACGTCGAGGTGATCTTTATGTATCCCTGGGCAGTTAATTTTAAGGGTTTAGGAATGTTTGGGTTTGTAGAAATGTTATTATTCATGGCATTGCTGCTTTCCGGTTTTTATTATGTGATCCGCAAAGGGGTCCTCAACTGGGAAGAGTAA
- a CDS encoding NADH-quinone oxidoreductase subunit B: MKEVTIVEAPQGHSGSGFFATSFDEAIGLARSYSLWPLPFATSCCGIEFMATMGAHYDISRFGSERPSFSPRQADLLMVMGTIAKKMAPVVKQVYLQMAEPRWVMAVGACASSGGIFDTYSVLQGIDRIIPVDVYVPGCPPRPEQIIDGLMHIQHLAQNEKLRRRNTDEYSELLASYNIQ; this comes from the coding sequence ATGAAAGAAGTAACGATTGTGGAGGCTCCGCAAGGACATAGCGGATCTGGTTTTTTTGCAACTTCATTTGATGAAGCCATAGGTTTGGCAAGAAGTTATTCACTTTGGCCACTTCCTTTTGCAACCTCTTGCTGCGGAATTGAATTCATGGCAACGATGGGAGCACATTATGATATATCCCGTTTCGGGTCGGAAAGACCTAGCTTTTCTCCCCGCCAGGCCGATTTGCTGATGGTAATGGGAACAATTGCGAAGAAAATGGCCCCTGTGGTGAAACAGGTCTATTTACAAATGGCTGAACCACGTTGGGTGATGGCTGTTGGCGCCTGTGCTTCAAGCGGCGGAATCTTTGATACTTACAGTGTTTTGCAGGGAATTGACCGTATCATCCCCGTGGACGTGTATGTCCCTGGCTGCCCGCCACGCCCCGAACAGATCATTGACGGTTTAATGCATATTCAGCATTTGGCTCAGAATGAGAAGCTTCGTCGCAGAAACACAGACGAATATTCTGAATTATTAGCATCATATAATATTCAATAA